A region from the Pelecanus crispus isolate bPelCri1 chromosome 11, bPelCri1.pri, whole genome shotgun sequence genome encodes:
- the SRRD gene encoding SRR1-like protein: MAAAAGDGWRPAGGRRPRRGRAEAEGGAVLRRLREARDDLLSSGFWAASAGAVRAPLGGSAEPPARCVCYGLGRFSGCPAARHQLAFLLLLLEELGVPPGRCSLFDPAFSAQEAAALGQLGLRLLPDNEEGKHSVEGSATLFYMVHCGKALYNNLLWRNWSAGALSKMIIIGNSFRGIEERLLSRVLQRDYSYIAKVLKGTEEVALPAHPRYLDTFNDTSVHWFPLQKLKELPPEVWDFVEEPTYQDCDDLEIIRKEDKADQRSPAAVES; the protein is encoded by the exons atggcggcggcggcaggggacGGGTGGcgcccggcgggcgggcggcggccgcggcggggccgggcggaggCGGAGGGCGGCGCGGTGCTGCGGCGGCTGCGGGAGGCGCG GGACGATCTGCTGAGCTCCGGCTTCTGGGCGGCGAGCGCCG GAGCCGTGCGGGCCCCGCTGGGCGGCAGCGCGGAGCCGCCCGCCCGCTGCGTCTGCTACGGCCTGGGGCGGTTCAGCGGCTGCCCGGCCGCCCGGCACCAGCTggccttcctgctgctgctgctggaggagctgggg GTGCCGCCGGGGCGCTGCTCCCTCTTCGACCCGGCCTTCTCCGCCCaggaggcggcggcgctggggcagctggggctgcggctgctcCCGGACAACGAG GAGGGGAAGCACAGCGTTGAGGGATCGGCCACGCTGTTTTACATGGTGCACTGCGGGAAAGCCTTGTACAACAACCTTCTGTGGAGGAACTGGTCCGCAGGGGCACTGTCCAAAATGATCATCATCGGCAACAGCTTCAGAGGAATTGAGGAAAG ATTGCTGTCAAGAGTATTGCAGAGAGATTATTCTTACATAGCAAAG GTCTTGAAAGGGACAGAGGAAGTGGCACTCCCCGCTCACCCTCGGTACCTGGACACCTTTAACGACACCTCCGTCCACTGGTTTCCCTTGCAAAAACTGAAGGAACTCCCCCCTGAGGTCTGGGACTTTGTGGAGGAGCCAACGTACCAAGACTGTGACGACTTGGAGATCATCAGGAAGGAGGACAAAGCTGACCAGCGCAGTCCTGCTGCTGTGGAGTCCTGA
- the ASPHD2 gene encoding aspartate beta-hydroxylase domain-containing protein 2, whose translation MVWVPLRTTRTDRPAPLHAPTTRCTTMSLEWLMDWSWSLDGLRDFIATGIQSFRDCDATALAAVACLLVLFVWYCYHVGREQPRAYATVNALMQSAEANGVQNGYVYCHSPECVRCTHHDGLNQKLYHNLQEYAKRYSWSGMGRIHKGIREQGRYLNSRPSIQKPEVFFLPDLPTMPYFSRDAQKHDVELLERNFQTILCEFETLYKAFSNCSLPQGWKMNSTPSGEWFTFYLVNQGMCVPRNCRRCPRTYRLLGSLRTCIGNNVFGNACISVLSPGTVIAEHYGPTNIRIRCHLGLKTPSNCELVVGGEPQCWAEGRCLLFDDSFLHTAFHEGPPEEGPRVVFMVDLWHPNVAAAERQALDFIFAPGR comes from the exons ATGGTGTGGGTGCCTCTGAGGACCACGAGGACTGACCGCCCGGCCCCCCTGCACGCACCCACCACCCGCTGCACCACCATGTCTTTGGAGTGGCTGATGGACTGGAGCTGGTCCCTGGATGGACTCCGGGATTTCATCGCCACTGGCATCCAGTCTTTCCGGGACTGCGACGCCACAGCCCTCGCCGCCGTCGCCTGCCTCCTGGTCCTCTTCGTGTGGTACTGCTACCACGTGGGGCGGGAGCAGCCCCGCGCCTACGCCACCGTCAACGCCCTGATGCAGAGCGCCGAGGCCAACGGCGTGCAGAACGGGTACGTCTACTGCCACTCGCCCGAGTGCGTGCGCTGCACGCACCACGACGGGCTCAACCAGAAACTCTACCACAACCTGCAGGAGTACGCCAAGCGCTACTCCTGGTCTGGCATGGGCAGGATCCACAAGGGCATCCGCGAGCAGGGCCGCTACCTCAACAGCCGGCCGTCCATCCAGAAGCCAGAAGTCTTCTTCTTGCCAGACTTGCCAACCATGCCCTATTTCTCCCGGGACGCTCAAAAGCACGACGTGGAGTTGCTGGAGCGCAACTTCCAGACCATCCTGTGCGAGTTTGAGACTCTCTACAAAGCTTTCTCAAACTGCAGCCTCCCGCAAGGATGGAAAATGAACAGCACGCCCAGCGGGGAGTGGTTCACCTTCTACCTGGTGAACCAGGGCATGTGCGTGCCCAGGAACTGCAGGAGGTGCCCACGGACATACCGCTTGCTCGGGAGCCTTCGCACCTGCATTGGCAACAATGTCTTTGGGAACGCGTGCATCTCCGTGCTGAGCCCGGGCACTGTCATTGCCGAGCACTACGGACCCACGAACATCCGCATCCGCTGCCATCTAG GTCTGAAGACACCGAGCAACTGCGAGCTGGTGGTGGGGGGCGAGCCTCAGTGCTGGGCTGAGGGCCGCTGCCTGCTCTTCGACGACTCCTTCCTGCACACGGCGTTTCACGAAG GTCCCCCGGAGGAGGGTCCCCGCGTGGTCTTCATGGTAGACCTGTGGCACCCCAACGTTGCTGCCGCGGAGCGCCAAGCCCTCGACTTTATCTTCGCCCCGGGACGATGA
- the HPS4 gene encoding BLOC-3 complex member HPS4, which produces MARPAAPEPGSAPWWNYFFLYDGSKVKEEGDPTSAGICYFYPSQTLPDQQELLCGQIAGVVHCLTEISGVPPSLIRLRKLKFAVVVDGGYLWVLGCAVELPDVSCRRFLEQLISLFTFYNGPVHHAYMAFSQEELSRQWDRYIEHIQKTTSDLHKIFNSLWNLDKTQVDPLLLLKAALILQTCQRSPYVLAGCILYKGLIVSTQLPPPLTAKVLLQGNESPGQSEPGGEEQREPDSPLPQGVCIIPVFLTEDEVSVLREFPVEWMTRSSMSPASPRGEKDALCSQAVSESTGVHENQDLNNISVQESPERASSTAAPEDAVQSGGLANAGPLKGFPKMEASTKNSPTAKLSSLDGKSSELSRKASFPLERDLPSPSTLYTAECAQKTGPYLEGFFFPNPYAQEQESQSMVKSLVDSYVEHHSFQSSPATSVSPAICSPAQESSRRKSSEEDKQGTMSQNSVSGGSSGTAGVSVWRLDCPATAVQSELQSRSQLPAVEGQESLPGDPAEKTHCPRSGESGWPPQVGSLGAQAGVESGKQQKLVKMSLYIHSVKGLVLSLLAEDHLREDQSSIEDVYHSSLASLNGLEVHLRETLPKDSSSSAKTTYSFTHYDCIQNVLMANLPHTPGPLDRHFLRAATLIHSDFNQLPSASEMIIRNASTAVYACRNPVQETYFQQLGAPLRNSGVPNPHDSAFSLPSKAKQKLLKHGVNLL; this is translated from the exons atggcccgccccgccgcgccggagCCCGGCTCGGCGCCATG gtggaattactttttcctttatgaTGGTTCAAAGGTTAAGGAAGAAGGAGATCCTACAAGTGCCgggatttgttatttttatccttCTCAG ACTCTTCCCGACCAGCAGGAACTGCTGTGCGGGCAGATTGCCGGAGTGGTGCACTGCTTGACTGAAATTTCTGGAGTTCCTCCAAGTCTCATTCGCCTGAGGAAGCTCAAGTTTGCAGTTGTAGTGGATGGAGGCTATCTGTGG GTTTTGGGCTGTGCTGTTGAGCTCCCTGATGTCAGCTGTAGACGGTTTCTGGAGCAGCTGATCAGCCTTTTCACCTTCTACAATGGACCTGTGCACCATGCATACATG GCATTTTCTCAGGAGGAACTGAGCAGGCAGTGGGACAGATATATTGAACATATCCAAAAAACCACCAGTGACCTCCACAAGATTTTCAATTCTCTCTGGAATCTGGACAAAACCCAG GTGGACCCCCTGCTTTTATTGAAAGCAGCTCTCATCCTGCAAACTTGCCAGCGGTCTCCCTATGTCTTGGCAGGCTGCATTCTCTACAAAGGCTT GATTGTGAGCACCCAGCTGCCACCTCCTCTCACTGCCAAAGTTCTCCTCCAAGGCAATGAGTCTCCAGGCCAG agtGAGCCtggaggtgaggagcagcgggagcctG ATTCTCCATTGCCACAGGGTGTCTGTATCATCCCAGTATTCCTAACAGAAGATGAAGTCTCAGTGCTCCGAGAATTTCCAGTGGAGTGGATGACTAG GTCATCCATGTCCCCAGCAAGCCCTAGAGGAGAGAAGGAtgctctctgctcccaggcagTTTCAGAATCAACAGGAGTTCATGAAAACCAAGACCTGAATAATATCTCTGTGCAGGAGTCCCCTGAGCGAGCTTCAAGCACAGCTGCACCAGAAGATGCTGTGCAATCAGGCGGCCTTGCAAACGCAGGTCCTTTGAAGGGCTTCCCCAAAATGGAAGCCAGTACAAAGAATTCTCCAACTGCAAAACTGAGCAGCCTAGACGGCAAAAGTTCAGAGCTCAGTAGAAAAGCATCCTTCCCATTAGAGAGAGACCTGCCAAGCCCTTCCACGCTCTATACTGCTGAATGTGCTCAAAAGACAGGTCCCTATCTggaaggctttttctttccaaacccttatgcccaggagcaggagagtCAGAGCATGGTGAAATCCCTTGTGGACTCTTATGTTGAGCACCACAGTTTCCAGAGTTCTCCTGCAACCAGTGTCAGTCCAGCTATTTGCTCTCCTGCCCAGGAGTCAAGCAGAAGGAAATCAAGTGAAGAAGACAAGCAAGGAACTATGAGCCAAAATAGTGTCTCTGGAGGAAGCAGCGGTACAGCTGGTGTCAGTGTGTGGCGTTTGGATTGCCCAGCCACTGCTGTACAATCAGAGCTCCAAAGCAGGAGTCAGCTGCCAGCTGTAGAGGGTCAGGAGAGTCTGCCTGGTGACCCAGCAGAGAAAACCCACTGTCCCAGGAGCGGGGAGAGTGGCTGGCCGCCCCAGGTGGGCAGTCTGGGAGCCCAGGCTGGTGTGGAGTCAGGCAAACAGCAGAAACTGGTTAAAATGAGCTTGTACATTCACTCTGTTAAGGGGCTTGTGCTCTCCCTGCTGGCTGAAGATCATCTCCGAGAGGATCAGAGCTCCATTGAAGATGTG TACCACAGCAGTCTGGCTTCTCTAAATGGCCTCGAGGTTCATCTGAGGGAGACTCTGCCCAAAGactcctcttcctcagccaAGACAACCTACAGCTTCACTCACTATGATTGCATTCAGAACGTACTCATGG CCAACCTGCCCCACACACCTGGCCCTCTGGATCGGCACTTCCTGCGAGCTGCTACGCTGATCCACTCCGACTTCAACCAGCTTCCATCTGCTTCAGAAATGATAATTAG GAATGCCTCCACAGCCGTGTACGCCTGCCGGAATCCCGTCCAGGAGACCTACTTCCAGCAGCTGGGTGCTCCACTCCGCAACTCGGGTGTTCCCAACCCTCACGACAGTGCATTCAGCTTGCCGAGCAAGGCCAAGCAAAAGCTGCTGAAGCATGGAGTGAACCTGCTTTGA